A window of Acinonyx jubatus isolate Ajub_Pintada_27869175 chromosome B2, VMU_Ajub_asm_v1.0, whole genome shotgun sequence genomic DNA:
aaaaaaaaaaaaacaaaaaaaaaacaccaaatgtTTCTATAGCATTCTgcagaattttctttatttcaaagccCAGGTCTACTTGAAGGGTCATGTAGCAAGTGACTTATACTATGAACAGTGACATCACATTAAGAGACAATCGTTAGATTCTTTCACTAGGCAAAGAGCTCACGTCTTTGGAATCCATGAGTTGGTATTATTTATGGGATACCTGAGATGTACCTTGCTCCGATTAACATTACCATGCTACTCACTATAAAAAAGCCCAAGGGTAGACTACAGAAGATACTAGGGTCACCACTTTCTGAAGACTGAGCTGTAACCCAACCCATTGACTTTATCACAGCTTTCTTCCATGTAGAGTAACGAATTTCACTTTCCTCAGCGTTGATCTGGGGTTCAAACCGCTCCATCATAACCGCTGACAAATCCTCGGGTTGGAGACTCCAAACATCAACTCCTTCTGCAGCCCCTGCTGCCATGGCAGCTCCCAGGGCAGTTGTTTCAGGCATTGAGGTTTTCACTACTGGAATATACAGAATATCTGCTTGTAGCTGCATAAGAATTTTGTTGTTGGTCATTCCTCCATCTACCTGTAAATGACTGAGTGGAATCCCACAGTCGCGGTTCATGGCATCCAAAATCTCCCGGGTTTGGAAACAAACAGCTTctaatgcagcaaaagcaatatGGCATTTATTGGTGAACTGAGTGAGCCCACAGATGATCCCTCTTGCACTGGGCTCCCAGTAAGGTGCATATAACCCTGAAAACGCAGGGACGAAATAGCAGCCATACGATGTACCTACTTCTTTAgcaagtttttctatttcttctgagcTCTTTATAATTCCAAGATTGTCTCTTAGCCAGCGAATAACAGCACCAGCTATAGCTACAGAACCTTCCAATGCATAATACACTGGTTTGTCTCTGCCAAGCTTGTAAGCCACTGTGGTCAGAAGGCCATGTTCAGAAAACACACACTTATGGCCTGTATTACACAGTAAGAAGCAGCCTGTTCCATAGGTATTTTTGGCTTGTCCATCCTGGAAGCACATTTGTCCCACCAATGCAGCAGACTGGTCTCCCAAACACCCAGATATTGGGACACCTTCCAAGACCCCAGCTTTCATTAGGCCATAGATCTCAGAAGAACTCCGGACATTTGGAAGAATTTTCATTGGAATTTCAAAAAATTCACAGAGCTCTTTATCCCACTCCAGAGAATGAATGTTGAAAAGCATTGTCCTACTTGCATTGGTTACATCTGTACAATGGACACCTCTGTTGGTCCCTCCTGTCAAACTCCAAATAAGCCACGCATCAATGGTCCCAAAAAGAGCTCTGTCTTCTTCAACAGCCTCTTTCACTGTTCTCACATTGTCAAGGAGCCAGCGAAGTTTCACAGCACTGAAGTAAGTGCTAAGTGGAAGGCCTGTCTTAGACTTGACAAAGTTATtatttcctggaatttttttacTAAGATTCTCAACGGTAGACTGGGTTCTTAAATCAAGCCACACCACAGCATTGTAGAGAGGCTCTCCAGTTAACTTGTCCCAGACTACAGTGGTTTCCCTTTGGTTACTGACACCAATAGCTTTTATGTTGGAAATATCAATATTGAGCTGTCCAAGCTTCTCACATGTTTTCTCTATACACTCATAGACAGACTGCAGAATTTCCTTAGGGTCTTGTTCCACCCATCCTTCTCTTGGAAACTCTTGTTTTATTTCCACTTGATGATGACTAAGTAGTTCGGCTGTTTTTGAATTGAAAACCAAAAAGCGCGTTGAGCTGGTGCCCTGGTCCACTGCCCCCACCAATGGCCCCAAAACTGCTTTCTTCGAGGCTGCCATGAAACCAGCTTCCGGTCAGCGGGTATTGCGTCCAGTTTCCAGGGAGACAGTGgcacgcgggggaggggcaggtggtgaGACAGAAGGCAAGGAGGTCGGCTACAACGGCTGAATGCCGGAAACCCATTCTCTTGATCTCTACCTCTCCACTGCTCTAGCTCCTGTCACTTTTGCTGCTTTTTCATCTTCTCCATCATTGTGGTCAGCAAAACCCAGGTCTCAATCTCTGACATCCTTTCTTCTCTATATACTCTGTCTCCTTAGAGGATCTCATCAAGTCCCCTGCCTTGACATACCACCTTTATGCTGATGACCCCATAACTTATATCTATAAACTTTCTAAACTGAAGTCTTGCTTAAACATCAGTTTTATATATAGCCAACTGCCTAACTCAGTTATCCCCTTGGATGTCCAAAAGGCATTCTAAATGTAATATGTCCAAAAACAGGCATTTGTCATCCTCATCATACATGATCCTCCAGAATTTTGCCCACATTAGTAAGTCACAATATCCTTTTTCCACTTGCTTAGGACAAAAATCCAAAGACATATCATCTACCACCATTCTCTCATACAGCACATCTAATCCATCTGCAAAAGCTATCATGTCTTTATTCAAAAAGCATCTCAAATCCACCACTATTTACTGCTCTACTGCTATTACCTAAATACAGTTTTCATATCTCACCTGAATAATTGCAAAAGCAATTGATGTTTCCACTTCCATCTTTAACTTAAAAGTCACTGTATAACTGAAAGCAGTTACATCCAAATGTATCAGATTAGGTCACTCTTTTGCATGCTCTATGATTGCATTCCATCTTATTCAAACTAATACTTAGAATCCAGCATCTTAATGTTGTCTAAAAGGTGCCATGGAATCCAGCCTACCTAACTTTTCCCTTCTGCAACATCCTATTCTTCTGCTTTAGCCACAATACACTTCTTGCTCCACAACCTAGGTTTGAAATCATTTTCTCCCAGACTCTTGTTTAATTCATTGATCTCAAAAATTATTATAAGCATTCCTTATAAAAGAACAAATGCAAAGTTGTgactatttattatttcctgctttctttttttttcctttgccctaTAGACTTATCAACACAACTAAAAAATTACCTAGAGTTATT
This region includes:
- the LOC106980087 gene encoding glycerol kinase, with product MAASKKAVLGPLVGAVDQGTSSTRFLVFNSKTAELLSHHQVEIKQEFPREGWVEQDPKEILQSVYECIEKTCEKLGQLNIDISNIKAIGVSNQRETTVVWDKLTGEPLYNAVVWLDLRTQSTVENLSKKIPGNNNFVKSKTGLPLSTYFSAVKLRWLLDNVRTVKEAVEEDRALFGTIDAWLIWSLTGGTNRGVHCTDVTNASRTMLFNIHSLEWDKELCEFFEIPMKILPNVRSSSEIYGLMKAGVLEGVPISGCLGDQSAALVGQMCFQDGQAKNTYGTGCFLLCNTGHKCVFSEHGLLTTVAYKLGRDKPVYYALEGSVAIAGAVIRWLRDNLGIIKSSEEIEKLAKEVGTSYGCYFVPAFSGLYAPYWEPSARGIICGLTQFTNKCHIAFAALEAVCFQTREILDAMNRDCGIPLSHLQVDGGMTNNKILMQLQADILYIPVVKTSMPETTALGAAMAAGAAEGVDVWSLQPEDLSAVMMERFEPQINAEESEIRYSTWKKAVIKSMGWVTAQSSESGDPSIFCSLPLGFFIVSSMVMLIGARYISGIP